The Candidatus Scalindua japonica genomic sequence TCTTGAGGTTAGCGATGTCGATTCTCAGCGAATGCGGGTGCATATCCGCGATAGCAAAGGCAATAAAGACCGTTTCGTACCCCTGCCAAAGGTAACCCTGAATCTCTTACGCCGTTTTTGGCTTGTTCATCGCAATCCTGTCTTTCTATTTCCAGGCCGTCATGGTGGCTTGAAATCAGCCCACCTGGCAAAAACACCTCTGAATAGAAATGGCGTTCAGGCCACTCTGCGTAAGGTAGCCCGGGAGTGTGGAATTAAAAAAAAATTACACCACACAGTCTGCGACACAGCTACGCAACCCATCTGATTGAGGCGGGTGTTGATCTGCTTGAAGTACAAAAAATCCTCGGCCACCACAGTATTTTAACCACTGCCAAATATACCCACCTGACCTCTCATACAAATCGTAATGCCTTGCAATTAATTAATGATTTGATGAATGGTTTTTCCATAGAATGGGGGAATGTTATATGATATCTCTCTCCTCTATAATTGAGACCTTCATTGCTGACTTTATCACTCTTTATCATGGTTCGATCCTGCCAAGTCAATTCAAAGCCCTGGCAGCCATGAAGGATTGTCGCACTACGCAAAGCCGCGTCATGCTGGTCCAATGTAATGACTGTGAAAAACAGGTTTTTGTACCGCACTCCTGCGGTAACCGCAATTGTCCTCATTGTCAGAGTCATGAGTGTCAGCAGTGGTTGGAGCGTCAACTGAAAAAAGAAGTGCCTGCTGACTATTTTATGCTCACCTTTACTATACCCAAAGAGCTTCGATCATTAGCATGGCAGCATCAACGCTTGCTTTACTCGATAATGATACAGTGTTGTTGGGAAACCGTAAAAACCTTTGTCCAAAATGACAGCGTATTACAAGGAAACGCTGGAGCCATCACTGTTTTGCACACCCACTCTCGCTCTCTCGATTACCACCCGCATATCCATCTGGTAATGCCAGCCGGGGCCATCAATCAGAAGAAAAAGCTTTGGAGCTTCAAAAAAAGCGAAGGAAAGACGCGGTACCTTTTCAATCACAAAGCGCTGGCTAAAGTGTTTCGAGCAAAAATGCTCGATGCCGTGAACAAAGCGGCTCTTACGCTTCCAGTTAATTATCCCAAAACATGGGTCGTCGATTGCAAATTTGTCGGCAACGGTGAAAAGGCACTGGTCTATCTTGGTCGTTATCTCTACAAAGGGGTCATTCAAGAGAAAGATATTATTACGTGCAAAGATGGTCAGGTGACCTTTCGTTACCAGGATAGTAAGAGCAAAAAAATGCTCACAAGAACACTTCCCGGCCCGCAGTTTCTCAGGTTGATTCTCCAGCATGTTCTACCCAAAGGTTTCAGGCGAACACGGAACTTTGGTTTCCTCCACCCTAATAGCAAACGCTTGATTGCATTGCTTCAGTACCTTACCGGTATCAACCCGAATAAGTCGTCAGCCTGGTTCAGAGAGCGTCCAAAGCTTACGTGCAAATGCTGTGGAGGAATAATGAAGATCATAAAAACGATGATACCTCCATCACACAAATCCAGGTCTTTCCCCTACAAGTTAACAAAAGAGGAGGCTGTTCTGGTTATGTAATCGAATCCGCTATGCATCTAAGATTTGCAAAAACGGCATTATCGGGTCGAGATGGCCCCCGTTTGCCCAAATTTGAGGTAAAATGGCCGAAAAACCATGTTCTGTAGCTCCTAAAGCATGACGACAGCAATTGAAAAATCCACTTCTTTGGCTTCATAGCTTCTGCGGTAAAAAAGAGAAGCAATCTTCATAAGATATTTTCTTATACAATGTTTAGCACCCAAACAACGGGCTTGTCCAACAAACGGTTCAGATTGTGGTTCGTCCCTCACACAATCTAACCTTATTCGTTAGGCTTTTTTATTTTCTATTTGTAAAAGATAAAGAATTGACCCCGTTTCTCAAAGCATTGCGGAAGTGTAAACATGCACTTCTGTATCTAGTCGATTCTTTAATTTATCTTTTTCTACTTCAAGATCGTATCTTGCCTGAAGATTTATCCAAAACCTTTCTGAAAGGCCAAAAAACCTTGACAGTCTTAACGCTGTATCCGGTGTAATAGAACGTTTTCCCTGAACAATTTCATTTATTCTGCGTGCTGGTACATTAATATTCTTAGCCAGCCTGTACTGACTAATACTCATGGGTTTGAGGAATTCTTCCATCAGAATTTCACCCGGATGAATTGGATCTAACATCTTTTTTGGCATAGTTGTCTCCTAATGATAATCTACTATTTCAACATTGTAAGCGTTTCCTTCACGCCATACAAAACATATACGCCATTGATCGTTAATACGGATACTGTATTGTCCCTTCCTGTCTTTCGATAGTTTTTCAAGATGGTTGTTCGGTGGTATACGTAAATCTGACAGAATTTCAGCACCTTCAAGTATTTCAAGTTTTCTACGGGCGCTTTTTTGAATATCCCGTGGAAGTTTAAGTGATATTCGACGATTGAATATTTTCTCTGTTTCTTTGCAAACAAAGTTTTTAATCATTCATTAGATAGTATTGTAACTCGTTAATAATGTCAAGCGTTATTAACTTTTTTCTATTAGGAGTGGTTTATCTCTTGACAACGGGGGCCTTATAGGGGTTATGTGTAAATAGCTTGTCCTTACTCTTTATTTTTGCACGCTTCTCTGGTTTCAGTGTCTTGCCACAAAGTTTTTTCCACTTGCATCTTATTCACCCAGCCGATTGATTTATCGAGAGGACTCTTAACTTGATAGTCATCTTTGCCTTTCTTCAATAATAGTGCACTTGATCCAGGGTACATTTTGCCAACAACTTTGCCTTTACCCTGACTTGCTTGTTTACTCCAAAGTTTAATTTTAACATTTTATAGAACCCACATTTCTGATTGACCATATTCCTTTGCAAGTTCAGCTGCGGAAAGAAGTGCAATGCGCTCTTTACATTCGCCTGCAAATAGTATCGAAGGTGCAGACAAAAACAAACCAGAGATAATTGACATTAAAAATAGCTTTTTCATTTTTTACCCCCTATGATTAATGATGCATAATGCCGGAGTTGAGGAGCTACCTCATAAGATGTTGTCTGTTCAAACGACTTGTTCGCCACGACTGAGGTGGCAAAAACGCTGCTCCTCAACTCCGGCATTCGCTCCGCCGAAGGCGGGGCGAACGACTAAGGTGTATTTAGCCAATTAACAGCATAATCAAACTCGGGATAGCAATCTCCAAGAGTTTTAATATTTTTCAAAGCATCTTGTAAATTGATAGAAATAGCTTCATTAAATTTCGTATCTTCATACTTGATAATACTTATATTTTCGGTGTTTATATTAGTAGTTATATTTTTCCAACCAGCCATTTCATCCTGGATTTTCAATAACAAACTACTTTTGTGTTTATCATTTAAAGATGCTTTTAAATTACCGAGAACAAAAAAGAAATCATTATCATATGAATTAAGCGTATTATAGTATTTATTAACTCCCCAGATAGGGACTTTATCCCATTTTTTGTTGTCCCTGCCATTCTGCCCGCCAAAACTGGAGAATAAGACAAGAGAGATGTTCTCCCAATATTATGCCAAACTGGAAGAATTACCTTTTTTCCGTCTATTTCTTTTTGCATAAGACCTTCAAGCTCATTCTTAGGCCATTTTTTTCTTAAAAAATCAGGGC encodes the following:
- a CDS encoding toll/interleukin-1 receptor domain-containing protein, with the protein product MKIKNNDTVWDTFISHASEDKVGVVEPLAEELRKRNIKVWYDKWVLKIGDRLLDNIDNGLVKSRYGIVVLSPDFLRKKWPKNELEGLMQKEIDGKKVILPVWHNIGRTSLLSYSPVLAGRMAGTTKNGIKSLSGELINTIIRLIHMIMISFLFSVI
- a CDS encoding HigA family addiction module antitoxin produces the protein MPKKMLDPIHPGEILMEEFLKPMSISQYRLAKNINVPARRINEIVQGKRSITPDTALRLSRFFGLSERFWINLQARYDLEVEKDKLKNRLDTEVHVYTSAML
- a CDS encoding type II toxin-antitoxin system RelE/ParE family toxin, whose protein sequence is MIKNFVCKETEKIFNRRISLKLPRDIQKSARRKLEILEGAEILSDLRIPPNNHLEKLSKDRKGQYSIRINDQWRICFVWREGNAYNVEIVDYH
- a CDS encoding IS91 family transposase, which encodes MISLSSIIETFIADFITLYHGSILPSQFKALAAMKDCRTTQSRVMLVQCNDCEKQVFVPHSCGNRNCPHCQSHECQQWLERQLKKEVPADYFMLTFTIPKELRSLAWQHQRLLYSIMIQCCWETVKTFVQNDSVLQGNAGAITVLHTHSRSLDYHPHIHLVMPAGAINQKKKLWSFKKSEGKTRYLFNHKALAKVFRAKMLDAVNKAALTLPVNYPKTWVVDCKFVGNGEKALVYLGRYLYKGVIQEKDIITCKDGQVTFRYQDSKSKKMLTRTLPGPQFLRLILQHVLPKGFRRTRNFGFLHPNSKRLIALLQYLTGINPNKSSAWFRERPKLTCKCCGGIMKIIKTMIPPSHKSRSFPYKLTKEEAVLVM